The Halomonas denitrificans DNA window CGGGTGTTCCTGTCCGAAATCCTGCGGGAGCGGCTGGGTCAGCGCGTCTGGACCGTCCACCGGCTCGATCGGGCGACCTCCGGGGTGCTGGTCTGCGCCCTCGACGTCGAGGCCGCGGCCATTCTCGGCAAGCAGTTCATGGCCGGCACCGTCGAGAAACGCTACCTGGCGATCGTGCGCGGCTGGATCGACGACGAGGGCCTGATCGACAGGCCGCTGAAGCACGAGCAGCGCGGGGACCAGGAAGCGATGACCCGGTTCCGCTGCCTGGCTCGCGCCGAGATCGACGAACCCGTCGCGCCCCACCCCACGTCGCGCTACAGCCTCGTCGAGCTGAGGCCCGAAACCGGTCGCCGCCACCAGCTGCGCCGCCACCTGAACGGCCTGGCCCATCCGATCATCGGTGACGTCAACCACGGCGACCGTCGCCACAACCGCCTGTTCCGGATGAAGTTCGCCAGCCACCGGCTGTTGCTCCACGCCGAACGGCTCGCCTTCGAGCACCCGGCAACCGCAGACCGGCTGGCCTTCCATGCCCCGCTGCCGGACGACATCCGACGCGTCCAGACCGCACTGGGCTGGAGTGAGTCTTCGCGCGAGACCGGACGTTGAGCCGACCCTCTCCGGCGTTCCGGAAGTCTGGCGCGGCCGGATGCAACGCTATACTCCGACCGGAGTTCTCGGAACGGAACCGATGGTCATGAGCAATCGCGGAGCACTCGATCGCGATTCCGGAGGCATCGAATTCGTCTACCGCTTCGCCGGTTTCGAACTCGATCCGGTGCGTGAAACCCTGCACGACGCCGATGGCCCGGTGGCGCTTCGTGACCACGCTCTTCGGGTGCTGATCCTGCTGGTCGAACGCGCGCCCGCTACCGTGAGTCGAGACGACATTCTCGATCACGTATGGGGCCATCAAGCGCTGTCCGACAGCTCCATCGCGCAGGTCGTCCGGGACATTCGCAACGCGCTCGGCGATTCCGCCCGCCGTCCCGCGCTGGTCGCGACGCGCTACGGAC harbors:
- a CDS encoding pseudouridylate synthase yields the protein MTHAWADTPIEVLHRDDRIVVVAKPSGLMVHRTNISRDRVFLSEILRERLGQRVWTVHRLDRATSGVLVCALDVEAAAILGKQFMAGTVEKRYLAIVRGWIDDEGLIDRPLKHEQRGDQEAMTRFRCLARAEIDEPVAPHPTSRYSLVELRPETGRRHQLRRHLNGLAHPIIGDVNHGDRRHNRLFRMKFASHRLLLHAERLAFEHPATADRLAFHAPLPDDIRRVQTALGWSESSRETGR